From Azospirillum sp. TSA2s, a single genomic window includes:
- a CDS encoding DMT family transporter → MSLPLLPSFLRTGPLAGPLAAYGLYIVGSALLASNPVVGRAVAHVVPPIGLAFWRWLIAFLIVLPFALPGLLTHRVQLKRQWRRYLLLGVLGQGISGAIVYYGLERTSATNASLIYATSPAMILALAAVWLGDAIRPRQVLGILLAMAGVLVILTRGDLDALRHLSFNSGDLLVLTGAVSWSVYTILLRQSGTPLPVVTAFAANAFAGVLVLAPFYAWETVAVRPVPFSVSTILSIVAVALFASVLALLAYQKTIAMMGAARASTALYVSPLWAALASWVLLAEPLQGFHLMGVALVLPGVMLATLQARKPAAEPATEAA, encoded by the coding sequence ATGTCGCTTCCGCTCCTGCCGTCCTTCCTGCGAACCGGTCCGCTGGCCGGCCCGTTGGCCGCCTATGGCCTCTACATCGTCGGTTCCGCCCTGCTGGCTTCAAACCCGGTGGTCGGGCGGGCGGTGGCGCATGTGGTGCCTCCGATCGGGCTGGCCTTCTGGCGCTGGCTGATCGCCTTCCTGATCGTGCTGCCCTTCGCCTTGCCGGGGCTGCTGACCCACCGTGTTCAATTGAAGCGGCAGTGGCGGCGCTATCTGCTGCTGGGCGTGCTGGGCCAGGGAATTTCGGGCGCCATCGTCTATTACGGGCTGGAGCGGACCAGCGCCACCAACGCCAGCCTGATCTATGCGACCAGCCCGGCGATGATCCTGGCGCTGGCCGCCGTCTGGCTGGGCGACGCGATCCGGCCGCGGCAGGTGCTGGGCATCCTGCTGGCGATGGCGGGCGTGCTGGTGATCCTGACCCGCGGCGATCTCGACGCCTTGCGCCACCTGTCCTTCAATTCCGGCGACCTGCTGGTGCTGACCGGGGCAGTGTCCTGGTCGGTCTACACCATCCTGCTGCGGCAATCGGGCACACCCCTGCCGGTGGTCACCGCCTTCGCCGCCAACGCCTTCGCTGGCGTCTTGGTGCTGGCTCCCTTCTATGCGTGGGAGACGGTGGCGGTGCGGCCGGTGCCCTTCTCCGTCTCCACCATCCTGTCGATCGTCGCGGTCGCGCTGTTCGCGTCGGTCCTGGCTCTGCTGGCCTATCAGAAGACCATCGCGATGATGGGGGCCGCGCGCGCCTCCACCGCGCTATACGTGTCGCCTCTGTGGGCGGCGCTGGCGTCCTGGGTTCTGCTGGCCGAGCCGCTGCAGGGCTTTCACCTGATGGGGGTGGCGCTGGTCCTGCCCGGCGTGATGCTGGCCACCCTGCAAGCCCGCAAGCCGGCGGCGGAGCCGGCGACCGAAGCGGCCTGA
- a CDS encoding ABC transporter substrate-binding protein: MKRILLGAGLGMAAALALSAPAQAAKTLVYCSEGSPENFNPMLNTTGTSFDVALPVYNNLVQFEHGGTKVVPGLAESWTISDDGLVYTFKLRAGAKWHSNNDFKPTRDANADDVIFSFERQWKADNPFHKVSGGAYDYFNDMAMPKLLKSIEKVDDLTVKFTLNAVEAPFLANLAMPFAPIMSAEYAAMLLKKGTPEKLDQVPIGTGPFQFVAYQKDAVIRYKAFEQYWGGKQPLDNLVFAITPDAAVRLAKLKAGECQVMPYPNPADIEAMKKDGSIVVQEQEGLNVGYVSFNVTKKPFDDVRVRRAVSMAMDKKAMVAAVYQAAGVPAKNPIPPTMWSYNNAIEDYPYDVERAKKLLADAGYPNGFETDLWAMPVQRPYNPNAKRIAEMMQADLAKVGVKAKIVQYEWGEYRKRMQQGEHQMGMLGWTGDNGDPDNFLYTLLGCEAARPGGNNLSKWCNKEFDDLVVQAKRTNDIAARTKLYEQAQVIFKEEAPWYTIAHSVVYMGLAKNVVGYKMDPFGIHRFEGVDLK; this comes from the coding sequence ATGAAGCGCATCCTGCTGGGTGCCGGGCTTGGTATGGCCGCGGCGCTGGCGCTGTCGGCGCCGGCCCAGGCGGCGAAGACCCTTGTTTATTGCTCCGAGGGTAGCCCCGAAAACTTCAACCCCATGTTGAACACGACCGGCACCAGTTTCGACGTTGCTCTCCCGGTCTACAACAACCTCGTCCAGTTCGAGCATGGCGGCACCAAGGTCGTTCCCGGCCTCGCCGAGTCCTGGACCATCTCCGACGATGGTCTGGTCTACACCTTCAAGCTGCGCGCCGGCGCCAAGTGGCACAGCAACAACGATTTCAAGCCGACGCGCGACGCCAACGCCGACGACGTGATCTTCTCGTTCGAGCGCCAGTGGAAGGCCGACAATCCCTTCCACAAGGTGTCGGGCGGCGCCTACGACTACTTCAACGACATGGCGATGCCGAAGTTGTTGAAGTCGATCGAGAAGGTTGACGACCTGACGGTCAAGTTCACGCTGAACGCCGTCGAGGCGCCGTTCCTGGCCAACCTCGCCATGCCGTTCGCGCCGATCATGTCGGCCGAATACGCCGCGATGCTGCTGAAGAAGGGCACGCCGGAGAAGCTGGATCAGGTGCCCATCGGCACCGGCCCCTTCCAGTTCGTCGCCTACCAGAAGGACGCCGTCATCCGCTACAAGGCGTTCGAGCAGTATTGGGGCGGCAAGCAGCCGCTCGACAACCTCGTCTTCGCGATCACGCCCGACGCGGCGGTCCGGCTGGCCAAGCTGAAGGCCGGCGAATGCCAGGTGATGCCGTACCCGAATCCGGCCGACATCGAGGCGATGAAGAAGGACGGCTCGATCGTCGTTCAGGAGCAGGAAGGCCTGAACGTCGGTTACGTCTCCTTCAACGTGACCAAGAAGCCGTTCGACGACGTCCGCGTCCGCCGCGCCGTCAGCATGGCGATGGACAAGAAGGCGATGGTCGCCGCGGTTTATCAGGCCGCCGGCGTCCCGGCCAAGAACCCGATCCCGCCGACCATGTGGTCGTACAACAACGCGATCGAGGATTATCCGTACGACGTCGAGCGGGCGAAGAAGCTGCTGGCCGATGCCGGCTACCCCAACGGTTTCGAGACCGATCTGTGGGCGATGCCGGTGCAGCGTCCGTATAACCCGAACGCCAAGCGCATCGCCGAGATGATGCAGGCCGATCTGGCCAAGGTCGGCGTCAAGGCGAAGATCGTTCAGTACGAGTGGGGCGAATACCGCAAGCGGATGCAGCAGGGCGAGCACCAGATGGGCATGCTCGGCTGGACCGGCGACAACGGCGACCCCGACAACTTCCTCTACACCCTGCTGGGTTGCGAGGCGGCGCGTCCGGGTGGCAACAACCTGTCGAAGTGGTGCAACAAGGAATTCGACGACCTCGTCGTCCAGGCCAAGCGCACCAACGACATCGCTGCCCGCACCAAGCTGTACGAGCAGGCGCAGGTCATCTTCAAGGAAGAGGCCCCCTGGTACACCATCGCCCATTCGGTGGTTTACATGGGTCTCGCCAAGAACGTCGTCGGCTACAAGATGGATCCGTTCGGCATCCATCGCTTCGAAGGCGTCGATCTGAAGTGA
- a CDS encoding response regulator, with translation MEQYTGHFMQHLPYLRRYARALTGTNGRGDALVTRTLEWYLEADEAETGRGGDLSRGTLYRHLNELQDEEGAPPAVAPYHPVESALMTLEETDRRLYLLVNLEDLPVGDAAAVLGIAPEDAMERLNHARERVRARLTATILIVEDDAIIAFDLAETVRGMGHIVCGNAATMDEALSLAAEHRPTLALMDIRLADGDNGLEVARELRARRFLPVIFVTAFPDDLAKHGLEHLGPVIPKPFTRDQIEQAITRAVFMPHPEDARETAQPH, from the coding sequence ATGGAGCAGTACACCGGTCACTTCATGCAGCATTTGCCCTACCTGCGCCGCTATGCCCGCGCGCTGACCGGGACGAACGGGCGGGGGGACGCCTTGGTGACCCGCACTCTGGAATGGTATCTGGAGGCGGACGAGGCTGAAACCGGCCGGGGCGGCGACCTGTCGCGCGGCACGCTCTATCGCCATCTGAACGAGTTGCAGGACGAGGAAGGCGCGCCCCCGGCGGTGGCGCCCTATCATCCGGTCGAATCGGCGCTGATGACGCTGGAGGAGACCGACCGCCGGCTCTACCTTCTGGTCAATCTGGAGGATCTGCCGGTCGGCGACGCCGCGGCCGTCCTGGGCATCGCCCCGGAGGACGCGATGGAGCGGCTGAACCACGCCCGCGAGCGTGTCCGCGCCCGACTGACCGCCACAATCCTGATCGTCGAGGATGATGCCATCATCGCCTTCGATCTGGCGGAAACGGTGCGCGGCATGGGTCACATCGTCTGCGGCAACGCGGCGACGATGGACGAGGCGCTGTCGCTGGCGGCGGAACACCGGCCGACGCTGGCCCTGATGGACATCCGGCTGGCCGACGGCGACAACGGGCTGGAGGTGGCGCGCGAGTTGCGGGCCCGCCGGTTCCTGCCGGTGATCTTCGTCACCGCCTTCCCCGACGATCTGGCCAAGCACGGGTTGGAGCATCTGGGTCCGGTGATCCCGAAGCCCTTCACCCGCGACCAGATCGAACAGGCGATCACCCGCGCGGTGTTCATGCCCCACCCGGAAGACGCCCGCGAGACGGCGCAGCCCCACTGA
- a CDS encoding ABC transporter permease subunit, which yields MLRFILTRVSLVIPTFLGITFLTFILIRLVPGDPIEVRVGERGIAPERLAAFRHELGLDQPLWQQFLDYVGHVLSGDFGLSLVTHNSVLSEFLTLFPATLELALCAMLFATLIGLPAGILAAVKRGSLFDHGVMGASLTGYSMPIFWWGLLLILFFSVALGWTPVSGRLDLVYYVEPATGFMLIDTLMAGDYDAFRSALSHLILPTIVLGTVPLAVVARMTRSAMLEVLGEDYIRTARAKGLADGRVIGMHALRNALIPVVTVIGLQVGTLLGGAILTETIFSWPGVGKWLIESINRRDYPALQGGVLLIATSVILVNLLVDVLYGVLNPRIRHAR from the coding sequence ATGCTTCGCTTCATCCTGACGCGGGTGAGCTTGGTGATTCCGACATTTCTCGGCATCACCTTTCTGACCTTCATCCTGATCCGGCTGGTTCCCGGCGACCCCATCGAGGTGCGAGTCGGCGAACGGGGTATCGCACCCGAGCGGCTGGCCGCCTTTCGTCATGAACTGGGTCTCGACCAGCCGCTCTGGCAACAGTTCCTCGATTATGTCGGCCACGTGCTGTCGGGTGATTTCGGCCTGTCGCTGGTCACCCACAATTCGGTGCTGAGCGAGTTCCTGACGCTGTTTCCGGCGACGCTCGAACTGGCGCTGTGCGCCATGCTGTTCGCGACGCTGATCGGCCTGCCCGCCGGCATCCTGGCGGCGGTGAAGCGCGGATCGCTGTTCGACCACGGCGTGATGGGCGCCAGCCTGACCGGCTATTCGATGCCGATCTTCTGGTGGGGCCTGCTGCTGATCCTGTTCTTCTCGGTCGCGCTGGGCTGGACCCCGGTGTCTGGCCGCCTGGATCTGGTCTATTACGTGGAGCCGGCGACCGGCTTCATGCTGATCGACACGTTGATGGCCGGCGATTACGACGCGTTCCGCTCCGCGCTGTCCCACCTGATCCTGCCGACCATCGTGCTGGGCACCGTGCCGCTGGCGGTGGTGGCGCGCATGACGCGGTCGGCCATGCTGGAGGTGCTGGGCGAGGATTACATCCGCACCGCCCGCGCCAAGGGTCTGGCCGACGGCCGGGTCATCGGCATGCATGCGCTGCGCAACGCGCTGATCCCGGTGGTGACCGTCATCGGCCTTCAGGTCGGCACGCTGCTGGGCGGCGCCATCCTGACCGAGACCATCTTTTCCTGGCCGGGGGTCGGCAAATGGCTGATCGAATCGATCAACCGCCGCGACTATCCGGCCCTGCAGGGCGGTGTCCTGCTGATCGCCACCTCGGTGATCCTGGTCAACCTGCTGGTGGACGTGCTTTACGGCGTCCTCAACCCCCGCATCCGTCACGCGCGGTGA
- a CDS encoding AMP-binding protein: protein MTPSGHLDSFTRDRLPAPAQRPDLILERPELQYPQRLNAASVLIDGWRERGWDGRPCLIGGDGEVWSYGRMRETVDRIARVLTEDYGLVTGNRVLLRGPNTPMLAACWLAVIKAGGVLVPTMPLLRAPELADVLKRAAIDMALCDTHYLDDLEEAALPSLRIVGFRDGELEHRIATKPAGFEAADTAQDDVALIAFTSGTTGTPKAAAHFHRHLLAISDLSPRSVLGTTAEDVFCGSPTLAFAYGLGGLLLFPLRIGASVILLERGTADRLLEAATRHRATVMFTVPTVYRGMIGRMAADPALANGLSSLRLCVSAGEPLPQQTFEGWRDATGLQILDSLGTTELLNAVLHAVPGDVRPGSTGKPVPGYEAMVVDDQFRRLPPGQVGRLAVRGATGCLYLDDPRQESYVQQGWNLTGDAFHVDEDGFFWYHARTDDLIVSAGYKISGLEVENILLSHEAVQECAVIAAPDPVRGTIPKAFVVLRDDVRPDERLAEELQSFVKEHIAPYKYPRAVEFLDALPRTETGKVQRFKLRRRAWQPDDEE from the coding sequence ATGACGCCATCCGGACATCTGGACAGCTTCACCCGTGACCGGCTGCCGGCGCCGGCGCAACGCCCCGACCTGATTCTCGAACGCCCCGAACTCCAATACCCGCAGCGCCTGAACGCCGCCTCCGTCTTGATCGACGGCTGGCGCGAGCGCGGCTGGGACGGGCGTCCCTGCCTGATCGGCGGTGACGGCGAGGTGTGGAGCTATGGCCGGATGCGCGAAACCGTCGACCGCATCGCCCGCGTCCTGACCGAGGATTACGGGCTGGTCACCGGCAACCGCGTCCTGCTGCGCGGCCCCAACACGCCGATGCTGGCCGCCTGCTGGCTGGCGGTCATCAAGGCCGGCGGCGTTCTGGTGCCGACGATGCCGCTGCTGCGCGCGCCGGAACTGGCCGACGTGCTGAAGCGCGCCGCCATCGACATGGCGCTGTGCGACACCCATTACCTCGACGATCTGGAAGAGGCGGCGCTGCCGTCGCTGCGCATCGTCGGCTTCCGCGATGGCGAGCTGGAACACCGCATCGCCACCAAGCCGGCCGGGTTCGAGGCCGCCGACACGGCGCAGGACGACGTGGCGCTGATCGCCTTCACCTCCGGCACCACCGGAACGCCGAAGGCGGCCGCCCATTTCCACCGCCATCTGCTGGCGATCTCCGACCTGTCGCCGCGCTCGGTGTTGGGGACGACGGCCGAGGACGTGTTCTGCGGCTCGCCGACGCTGGCCTTCGCCTATGGGCTGGGCGGGCTGCTGCTGTTCCCGCTGCGCATCGGCGCGTCGGTCATCCTGCTGGAGCGCGGGACCGCCGACCGGCTGCTGGAGGCCGCCACCCGCCACCGGGCGACGGTGATGTTCACCGTGCCCACGGTCTACCGCGGCATGATCGGCCGCATGGCCGCCGATCCGGCTTTGGCCAACGGTCTGTCCTCTCTGCGCCTCTGCGTTTCGGCTGGGGAGCCGCTTCCGCAGCAGACCTTCGAGGGCTGGCGCGACGCCACCGGGCTGCAGATCCTCGACAGCCTGGGCACCACCGAGCTGCTGAACGCCGTGCTGCATGCCGTCCCCGGCGATGTCCGGCCGGGCTCCACCGGAAAGCCGGTGCCGGGATACGAGGCGATGGTGGTCGACGACCAGTTCCGCCGGCTTCCCCCCGGACAGGTCGGCCGGCTGGCGGTGCGCGGGGCGACCGGCTGCCTCTATCTCGACGATCCGCGCCAGGAAAGCTATGTCCAGCAGGGCTGGAACCTGACCGGCGACGCCTTCCACGTCGATGAGGACGGCTTCTTCTGGTATCACGCCCGCACCGACGACCTGATCGTCTCGGCCGGCTACAAGATCTCCGGTCTGGAGGTCGAGAACATCCTGCTGAGCCACGAGGCGGTGCAGGAATGCGCGGTGATCGCCGCCCCGGATCCGGTGCGCGGCACCATCCCCAAGGCCTTCGTCGTTCTGCGCGACGATGTCCGCCCCGATGAGCGTCTGGCGGAGGAGTTGCAGAGCTTCGTCAAGGAGCACATCGCGCCTTACAAGTACCCTCGCGCGGTGGAATTCCTCGACGCGCTGCCGCGGACGGAGACCGGCAAGGTCCAGCGCTTCAAGCTGCGCCGCCGGGCCTGGCAGCCGGACGACGAGGAGTAG
- a CDS encoding YajQ family cyclic di-GMP-binding protein has protein sequence MPSFDIVSETDVHEIDNALAGVRREIETRFDFKGSKCTVERTENEIVLLADDAPKLAQMQELLRVYVTRRKLDAAALDFTAQPQRAAGDALRHTVTIKQGIAQDLAKTIVKGIKDSKMKVQVSIQGDELRVTGKKRDDLQEAIALVKRLGIEQPLQYQNFRD, from the coding sequence ATGCCGTCGTTCGACATCGTGTCCGAGACGGACGTCCACGAGATCGACAATGCTCTCGCCGGCGTCCGCCGCGAGATCGAAACCCGGTTCGACTTCAAGGGCTCGAAATGCACCGTCGAGCGGACCGAGAACGAGATTGTCCTGCTGGCCGACGACGCGCCGAAGCTGGCGCAGATGCAGGAACTGCTGCGCGTCTACGTGACCCGGCGCAAGCTCGACGCCGCGGCGCTCGACTTCACCGCCCAGCCGCAGCGCGCCGCGGGCGATGCGCTGCGCCATACCGTGACGATCAAGCAGGGAATCGCGCAGGATCTGGCGAAGACCATCGTCAAAGGGATCAAGGACAGCAAGATGAAGGTCCAGGTCTCGATCCAGGGCGACGAACTGCGGGTGACTGGCAAGAAGCGCGACGACCTGCAGGAGGCCATCGCCCTGGTCAAGCGGCTGGGCATCGAGCAGCCGCTGCAGTACCAGAATTTTCGCGATTGA
- a CDS encoding ChbG/HpnK family deacetylase, giving the protein MPDTAPTPLLLCADDYGLAPGVNAAIRDLIAQGRLTATSVMSLCPHWREGAAALRELKDKADVGLHFTLTDQPPLGAMPTLAPDGRLPPLGRLMGWAYRGKLSTPAARAEIRDELSRQIAAFTDAWGAPPDYIDGHQHIHQLPGVRDAVVEALATLPGAYVRLCGEPVAAVLRRGVAVPKTLLIGGLGGGLRRMVRARGIPANDRFAGVYDFASNRPFAELMPRFLDGIGGRTLVMVHPGLPDEELRRVDTLVEPRRTEYDYLRGPEFAALLKAHNIRLTRFAGFPR; this is encoded by the coding sequence ATGCCCGATACCGCGCCCACCCCGCTCCTGCTCTGTGCCGACGATTATGGTCTGGCGCCCGGCGTCAACGCCGCCATCCGCGACCTGATCGCCCAGGGGCGGCTGACCGCCACCTCCGTCATGAGCCTCTGCCCGCATTGGCGTGAGGGTGCCGCAGCACTGCGCGAACTGAAGGACAAGGCGGATGTCGGGCTGCATTTCACCCTGACCGACCAGCCGCCGCTGGGGGCCATGCCGACGCTGGCGCCGGACGGGCGGTTGCCGCCGCTGGGGCGGCTGATGGGCTGGGCCTATCGCGGGAAATTGAGCACGCCGGCGGCGCGGGCGGAGATCCGTGACGAACTGTCGCGCCAGATCGCCGCCTTCACCGACGCCTGGGGGGCGCCGCCCGACTATATCGACGGCCACCAGCACATCCACCAGTTGCCCGGCGTGCGCGACGCGGTGGTGGAGGCGCTGGCCACCCTGCCCGGCGCCTATGTCCGCCTGTGCGGCGAGCCGGTGGCCGCGGTGCTGCGCCGGGGCGTCGCGGTGCCGAAGACGCTGCTGATCGGCGGGCTGGGCGGCGGGCTGAGGCGCATGGTGCGGGCACGCGGCATCCCGGCCAACGACCGCTTCGCCGGCGTCTACGATTTCGCCAGCAATCGCCCCTTCGCCGAGCTGATGCCGCGCTTCCTGGATGGTATCGGCGGCCGGACCCTGGTGATGGTCCATCCCGGCCTGCCCGACGAGGAACTGCGCCGCGTCGACACGCTGGTCGAGCCGCGGCGCACCGAGTACGACTATCTGCGCGGGCCGGAGTTCGCCGCGCTCTTGAAAGCGCACAACATCCGGCTGACCCGCTTCGCCGGCTTTCCCCGGTAA
- a CDS encoding ABC transporter ATP-binding protein, producing the protein MPLLDIKNLSVEFTTRAGTFRAVDGIDLTVDEGEVVGIVGESGSGKSVTSLAVMGLLGSNGRVVADRMTFGGRDLLTMPASQRRKITGKDVAMVFQEPMTSLNPCFTVGFQIMETLRVHEGLSGKALRNRAIALLEQVGIPAPESRLSAFPHQLSGGMSQRVMIAIAIACNPRLLVADEPTTALDVTIQKQILDLLVQLQRERGMALILITHDMGVVAETAQRVVVMYAGQVAETRPVGSLFERPRHPYTGALLDALPERALGKRRLPTIPGMVPGIADRPAGCLFSPRCRFADARCRAERPALFDVDDGRARCFYPLPDGHLAAGEAL; encoded by the coding sequence ATGCCTCTTCTCGACATCAAGAACCTGTCGGTCGAGTTCACCACCCGCGCCGGCACCTTCCGCGCGGTGGATGGCATCGACCTGACCGTGGACGAAGGCGAGGTCGTCGGCATCGTCGGCGAATCCGGCTCCGGCAAGTCCGTGACCTCGCTGGCCGTGATGGGGCTTCTCGGCTCCAACGGCCGGGTGGTCGCCGACCGGATGACGTTCGGTGGCCGCGACCTGCTGACCATGCCCGCCTCCCAGCGCCGGAAGATCACCGGCAAGGACGTCGCCATGGTCTTCCAGGAGCCGATGACCAGCCTGAACCCCTGCTTCACCGTCGGCTTCCAGATCATGGAAACCCTGCGGGTGCATGAGGGTCTGTCCGGCAAGGCGCTGCGCAACCGCGCCATCGCCCTGCTGGAGCAGGTCGGCATTCCGGCGCCGGAATCGCGCCTGTCCGCCTTCCCGCACCAGCTGTCGGGCGGCATGAGCCAGCGCGTGATGATCGCCATCGCCATCGCCTGCAACCCGCGCCTGCTGGTGGCGGACGAGCCGACGACCGCGCTGGACGTCACCATCCAGAAGCAGATCCTCGACCTGCTGGTCCAGCTGCAGCGTGAGCGCGGCATGGCGCTGATCCTCATCACCCACGACATGGGCGTGGTGGCGGAGACGGCGCAGCGCGTCGTCGTCATGTATGCCGGTCAGGTGGCGGAGACGCGGCCCGTCGGTTCCCTGTTCGAGCGGCCGCGCCACCCCTACACCGGCGCCCTGCTCGACGCCCTGCCGGAGCGGGCGCTGGGCAAGCGCCGGCTGCCGACGATTCCCGGCATGGTGCCGGGCATCGCCGACCGGCCGGCCGGCTGCCTGTTCAGCCCGCGCTGCCGATTCGCCGACGCCCGCTGCCGTGCCGAGCGCCCGGCCCTGTTCGACGTGGACGACGGGCGCGCGCGCTGTTTCTACCCGCTGCCGGACGGCCATCTCGCCGCCGGGGAGGCGCTGTGA
- a CDS encoding ABC transporter permease subunit — translation MSAEFSTNAEPATPEPVAVSRPPHPLTEFWYHFRQNKGALGGLVVILLIALIAIFAGVIAPHDPDIQYRDAILTPPVWQDGGTWTYLLGTDDIGRDMLSRLMYGARLSMMIGLIVVTLSLAVGLGLGLIAGFFGGMADVLIMRGMDILLALPSLLLAVVVAAILGPGLVNAMLAVSVVVIPHYARLTRAAVMAEVNKDYVIASRVAGAGPMRLMLIVVLPNCLAPLIVQATLGFSTAILDAAALGFLGLGAQPPTPEWGTMLASSLQFLQRAPWVVTWPGIAILVTVLAFNLLGDGLRDALDPKLKR, via the coding sequence ATGTCCGCTGAATTTTCGACCAACGCAGAACCCGCCACCCCCGAACCGGTCGCCGTGTCGCGCCCGCCGCACCCGCTGACCGAGTTCTGGTATCACTTCCGCCAGAACAAGGGCGCGCTGGGCGGTCTGGTGGTGATCCTGCTGATCGCGCTGATCGCCATCTTCGCCGGCGTCATCGCCCCGCACGATCCCGACATCCAGTACCGCGATGCGATCCTGACCCCGCCGGTCTGGCAGGATGGCGGCACCTGGACCTACCTCCTCGGCACCGACGACATTGGCCGCGACATGCTGTCCCGCCTGATGTACGGCGCGCGGCTGTCGATGATGATCGGCCTGATCGTCGTCACCCTGTCGCTGGCCGTCGGGCTGGGGCTGGGGCTGATCGCCGGCTTCTTCGGCGGGATGGCCGACGTGCTGATCATGCGCGGCATGGACATCCTGCTGGCTCTGCCCTCGCTGCTGCTGGCCGTCGTGGTGGCAGCCATCCTCGGGCCGGGGCTGGTGAACGCCATGCTGGCGGTGTCGGTGGTGGTGATCCCGCACTATGCCCGCCTGACCCGCGCCGCGGTGATGGCGGAGGTGAACAAGGATTATGTCATCGCCTCGCGCGTCGCCGGGGCCGGGCCGATGCGCCTGATGCTGATCGTGGTGCTGCCGAACTGTCTGGCGCCGCTGATCGTGCAGGCGACGCTGGGCTTCTCCACCGCCATCCTGGACGCGGCCGCGCTGGGCTTCCTCGGTCTCGGCGCCCAGCCGCCGACGCCGGAATGGGGTACCATGCTGGCCTCCTCGCTGCAGTTCCTCCAGCGCGCGCCCTGGGTCGTGACCTGGCCCGGCATCGCCATCCTGGTGACCGTGCTGGCCTTCAATCTGTTGGGCGACGGTCTTCGCGACGCGCTCGACCCCAAGCTGAAACGTTGA
- a CDS encoding peptide ABC transporter ATP-binding protein has protein sequence MSIETEPHIFEATAGNSVVLEARDLRKHYAVKRGAFKPLATVKALDGVSFRLQAGKTLAVVGESGCGKSTLARSVTMIEPPSSGELLYDGREVVGRSAAEMKELRRTVQMVFQNPYGSLNPRKTVGSILTEPLVINTAMDKHERRDRAVAMMGKVGLRPDQVDRYPHMFSGGQRQRIAIARALMLNPRVVVADEPVSALDVSIQAQVLNLMMDLQEELNLAYLFISHDLSVVRHIADSLMVMYLGKPVEHGAKDVVFTRPRHPYTRILLAATPRVNPDLRMERVVPKGELPSPLNPPPGCAFHKRCPFATDRCAAEVPPLRAVDERLVACHYAEEMN, from the coding sequence ATGAGCATCGAGACCGAACCCCACATCTTCGAGGCGACGGCCGGCAATTCGGTCGTGCTGGAGGCGCGCGATCTGCGCAAGCATTATGCGGTCAAGCGCGGCGCCTTCAAGCCGTTGGCGACGGTGAAGGCGCTGGACGGCGTGTCCTTCCGCCTGCAGGCCGGCAAGACGCTGGCGGTGGTCGGCGAGTCCGGCTGCGGCAAGTCGACGCTGGCCCGCTCCGTCACCATGATCGAGCCGCCGAGTTCGGGCGAGCTGCTCTATGACGGCCGCGAGGTCGTCGGGCGCAGTGCAGCGGAGATGAAGGAACTTCGCCGCACGGTGCAGATGGTCTTCCAGAACCCCTACGGCTCGCTGAACCCGCGCAAGACGGTCGGCTCCATCCTGACCGAGCCGCTGGTCATCAACACCGCCATGGACAAGCACGAGCGGCGCGACCGCGCGGTGGCGATGATGGGCAAGGTGGGCCTGCGTCCTGATCAGGTCGACCGCTACCCGCACATGTTCTCCGGCGGCCAGCGCCAGCGCATCGCCATCGCCCGCGCCCTGATGCTGAACCCGCGCGTCGTCGTGGCGGACGAGCCGGTGTCGGCGCTCGACGTGTCGATCCAGGCGCAGGTGCTGAACCTGATGATGGATTTGCAGGAGGAGCTGAACCTCGCCTACCTGTTCATCTCCCACGACCTCAGCGTGGTGCGGCACATCGCCGATTCGCTGATGGTGATGTATCTGGGCAAGCCGGTGGAGCATGGCGCCAAGGACGTGGTCTTCACCCGGCCGCGGCACCCCTATACCCGCATCCTGCTGGCGGCGACGCCGCGGGTGAACCCGGACCTGCGCATGGAACGGGTGGTGCCGAAGGGCGAGCTGCCGTCGCCGCTGAACCCGCCGCCGGGCTGCGCGTTCCACAAGCGCTGCCCCTTCGCCACCGACCGCTGCGCCGCGGAGGTTCCGCCGCTACGTGCCGTCGACGAACGGCTGGTGGCCTGCCATTACGCCGAAGAGATGAACTGA